One window of uncultured Methanoregula sp. genomic DNA carries:
- a CDS encoding PPC domain-containing DNA-binding protein, with amino-acid sequence MQYTEGQLGRIFMVRIDDGEDMLESLHRFIRDKGVHAGSIIFLGALMNGRMVTGPEEPVIPAVPHFVLFEGGWEVFGVGTIYTGEGGPHIHYHASVGRSGHALTGCLREEAVTYLIVEAVVMEFTGLTARREFDKKTQLHLPVLGKGASGTEKRESGKPAETKGSSPKPDKIEETSELPGGLADIIRDLTRRPSS; translated from the coding sequence ATGCAATACACGGAAGGGCAGCTCGGCAGGATCTTTATGGTGAGGATCGATGACGGGGAGGACATGCTCGAGTCCCTGCACCGTTTCATCCGGGATAAAGGCGTTCATGCCGGGTCAATCATCTTCCTTGGTGCACTTATGAACGGGAGAATGGTGACCGGCCCTGAGGAACCGGTTATTCCTGCAGTTCCCCATTTTGTCCTGTTCGAGGGAGGCTGGGAAGTCTTCGGCGTGGGCACCATTTATACCGGCGAAGGCGGCCCGCATATCCACTACCATGCCTCGGTTGGCCGTTCAGGTCACGCCCTCACCGGGTGCCTACGGGAGGAAGCCGTCACCTATCTTATTGTCGAAGCGGTAGTGATGGAGTTCACCGGTCTTACCGCAAGAAGGGAATTTGACAAGAAGACCCAGCTCCACCTTCCTGTTCTCGGGAAAGGAGCATCCGGAACAGAAAAACGGGAGAGTGGAAAACCCGCTGAAACGAAAGGATCCTCTCCAAAACCCGATAAGATAGAAGAGACGAGCGAGCTGCCCGGAGGCCTCGCGGATATCATCCGCGATCTCACCCGGCGCCCGTCTTCGTGA